AGAACGTCACGGTCACCAACAGCAGCACCGAAGGGTTCGAAATCGGGGTGTCGGAGTCCGTCAGCACGAACGCGACGCTACGGAACGTGACCGTCGAGGACAACGCGGCGGACGGGATCATCGCCAACGAGGGCGACGGCGTCCTGCTGTCGAACGTCACCGCCGTCGACAACGGGGAACACGGCGTCCGGCTGGAAATCCCGGAGACGGTCCGGGATCTCACCGCGACCGACAACGACGGGGACGGGATCAAGGTCACGGCCGACGCCGACGGCGCGACGATCACCGACGTGACCGCCAAGCGCAACGACGACGGGATCGAAGTCAGCGTCGCCAACGCAACCGTTCGGGACGCGGTCGTGACGAACAACCGCGACTACGGAGTGAGCGCGATCGGTGTCGTGAACAACACGTTCGACGACGTGACGATCACCCGGCACGGTAGTGCTGGAATCAGACTCGGCGAAGGGGGGACGCTGGTCGACAGCGTCGTCCGGAATAACACGCAGGAATACGGCATCGGCTACAATGGACCGGGCATCTCCGTGGAAGGAAAGAACGCCACCGTCCGAAACGTCACGGTCGCGGAAAACGACGATGGCATCGAGATAGACGGCTCGAAGAACGTCGTGGTGCGCAACACGACGGTCACGAACAACACTAGGTGGGGTGTCTGGATCACCACCGACTCGACGAACGCGACACTCCGGAACGTGACGGCGGCGAACAACAGCAAGGGGGTGTTCACCGAGCCGAGAGCCGGAGAGAACCTCACGCTCACCGGCGTGACGGTGCGGAACAACCGGGATGTCGGGATCAGCCTCGCGCCCCGGTCCGGCACCCGCGTCGTCGACACCGTGACCGAGAACAATACGAACGCGGAACTGCTCGCGCGGTCGAGCACGTCGGGCCTCGCGCCGCCGGTGGGAACGCTGAACGGTACGAACGTCACCGTCGGGGCGACGACGTTCGAGACGGTCGAACTGAAAAACACTTCCGTGGAAGGGAACCTCACGTCGCCGCCATCGCCGGCGGGCGAATCGGAAACCGTCCGGACCGTCGGGAACCTCAGTCGGCTGGACGCCGGTGCGTTCGCCGACGTGACGGTCGAGTACGCGGACACGGACGCGCTGGGACTGAACGAATCGAGCTTCGAAATCGCCCGATACGACTCGGCGTCCGGGTCGTACGCGACGGCCACGAGCACGCCCGATTCGGCGGCCAACACCGTCACGGCTAACCTCACCAGCTTCGGACAGGTCGTCGTCCTCGGCGACCCCGAGAGCGGCGAAGGGGGGACCGTCGTCGACGGCACCTCGACGGGGACGCTCGACGTCAACGGCACGGAGGTCGTCGACGCGAGCATCGACTACACGGCGGGGCAGAGCGGCACGGCGACGGTCAGCGACCTGTCGTCGAAGCCGTCGAGCGTGCCGAACGCGACGACGAGCGGCGGCGTGGACGTGAACCGCGTGGCGTCGTACGTCGAGATCACGGCGCCGGAGCCGACGGACGGCGCGAACGCGACGGTCGAACTCGTCGTCGACCGGAGTCGGATCGACGATCCGGACGACACGCAGGTGTGGCGGTACGTGGGCGGCGGGAACGGCTACCAGCCGCTCGCGACGCAGGTCCAGAGCGTGACCGAAAGTCGCGTTCGCCTGACCTTCGAGACGCCCGGGTTCTCCGTCTTCGTGGTCGGTGATCCGGTCACGGCGACCGCCGGCGGCAGCGGGGGCGACGCCGGCATCGGGGCGTCGATCCTCACCGCCGAGCGCTCCGTGACCCAGCGGCTGTACGACGGGACCGCACGGCGAGCGACCGTCGCGTTCGACCGGGCGACGACCGGCACCGTCGCCGTCGAGGCGGTGGGCGGGCTTCCGGCCGCGGCCCCCGAGCCGAACGGGCGGACCGTCGCGGCCGTCGACGTGTCGGTGCCTGACGACGCCGTCGACCGATCGGCGACCGTCGAGGTCACGGTCCCGCGGTCCGCCGTCGAGAGCGCGGGCGTCGAGCCGTCGGCGCTGCGCGCCGTCCGGTTCGACGGCGGGGACGAACTCCACCGCCTCGACGCCGACGTCCTCGCGGCCGACGACGAGACGGTCGTCGTCGCGGCGGGGACGCCCGGCTTCTCTACGTTCGCGGTGATCGCGCCGAACCAGCCGGCGGCGCGGACGACCGGGGCGGCACCGACGGCGACGCCGGCCGCCTCACCGACACCCACTGCGACGCCCGCTTCGACGGCCACGCCCACCGCGACGGCCGCGCCGACTGACGGGGCCGAGTCGACGGCGACGCCCGAACCGACCGCCAGCGACGGCGCCGGGTTCGGACCGGTGATCGCAGTCGTCGCACTCCTGACTGCGGCGGCAGCGGCGACGGCGCGACGGCGGTAACGCCGGTCGTCTCGGGAAACCGGCCGTTTCGGACGGAGGGAAACGGCTTTTGAGTGCCCGCCACCGAAGGCGAGTATGGCGACCCGCACGCTCGCCCTCGCCTGCCTCCTGGTTCTCGCGGGCTGTACGACGCCGCTCGATCCGACGGCGGGGACGCCGACGGCGGTGCCGGCCGACGGCCCAGTGTCGACGGCCGGGACGACGCCGACGGCCTCGACGCCGACCGACCGTCCCCCGACCGCGACGCCGAGCGCGAACCCGTGGGGGGACGAGCCTATCGTCGTCGCCGTCCGGAACGAGGGGTCGCGTGACCGCGACTTCGCCGCCCTCGTCCGTGAGGCGACGGCCTTCTGGGAGGAGGGATCACGGTATCTCGGCTTCGACGTCGAGTACGAGGTGCGCCCGGACGCCGAGGACCCCGACCTGATCGTCGCGTTCACCGACGAGATACCGGACTGCGGCGACGTGAGCGACGCGGTGGGGTGTGCGCCCCTGCTCACGGACTCGCGGCAGGTCGACCGCCCGGAGACGGCGTGGGTAAAGACCGACCTCTCCGACGAGTCGACGGTGCTCGTGACCGAACACGAACTCGGGCACACGCTGGGGTTGACCCACGACGACCCGCCGCGGGACGTGATGCGGGCGCGGTCGGTGCTCTACACCGAACCACAGCCGAACGCGACGGAGCGGGCGTTCCCGTGGGCCGACGCGGACTTCACGGTACGCGTCGACGCGGCGAACGCGTCCGACCCCGCGGGAGCGCGGTCACAGGTCGACCACGCGCTGACGTACTACGAGGACGACCCGCCGGGGATGCCGACGAACCTGACCTTCGAGCGTACTGACGCGGACGCGGAGGTACTGATCCGGTTCGGGCCGACGGCGGACTGCCGGGCGTCGAGCGGGTCCTGCATCGGCACGTACGGCACCGATCCGGACGGCGACGGCGCCATCGAGACGTACACACGGGTCGAAATCACGCTCGTCGGTCTCGACACCGAGGCGGTGGGCTGGCACGTCGGGTACTGGCTGGCCCACGCCTTTGGAGCCGAGGAGGACGAAGAAAAGCCGCCGCCGTTCCGCGACGCGAGCGGGCGCGACCGACGGAGCGCGTGGTGGGCGTAGCGTGAGTGGGATCGACCGCGAACGTCTCGACCGCGCGCTCGAACGCGCCTTCGACGGCGGCGAGGGGGAGCGCCGTGCCGTGGTCCGGGCGGCGGGGGACCTGGCCGACAGCGGTCGCCTCGCCGCCGACCGCGGGGCGGCACTCACCGTCGAGACGGTCGTGCGGGAACTCGACGACGCGCCCGAGGGGTCGTCGGTCTCGGAGCGCTGGAACTGGTGGGTCGGGGCGCTCGCGGTGGCTCACGGCGACGCGTACGCCCAGTTCGGGGTGCGGCGCTACGAGGAGTGAGGCGCGATTTATCCGTTCGCGGCGCGTAGCGAACGTATGGCGTACCGATTCGTACGGGCGCGGCCGAGGGTCGACCGGATGCCCGAGTTACGCGAGCGACTCGACGACGGCGACATCGCCGAGATGGAGCCGTTCGGTCGGGCGATGACGCGGTCGCTGACCGACGCCAAGTTCGACCCGAAGACCGGCGAGGCCGTGTGGGTCGAGGAGGACTACTGTTCGCCGCCGCTGGCGATGGAGCGTGCGGTCCTCGAGGAATACTTCGACTCCGTGACCGTCGTCGAGGAGAACGTCGACGAGGCGGCCGGGTGGGCACGCATCGACGACCTGCCGTCGCTGTGGGAACGCGTCCCGAGCGGCGCGTAGGTTAGCGGTCGAGCGGGGTGCCGTTCACCACCGTCGTTCCGTCCAGATCGACCGCCTGCGAGAGCGTACCGTGGACGTAACAGCAGGACTCGGCCGTCTCGACCAACTCGCGCACGTCGGAGTCGGGGGCGTCGGTCCGCAGGGTCGTCGTGTACGCGATGGACTCGAAGTCGGCCGGCTCGTCGCGGAAGCCGAGGCCACCCCGCCGGTCGATTTCGCTCTCCACGTCGACGGCGAGTTCGTCGAGTTCGATCCCCATCCGGATGGCGTTGCGGACGTACTGAGCCTGCAGACAGAAGGCGAAGCCGGCGAGGAAGTACCGAAGCGGGCGTGGGGCGGTCCCGGTGCCGCCCACCTTCGAGACGGGTTCGTCGGCGTCGAAAGTGAACCCGTCCGCGTGCGCCCGAGCGTGGTAGTTGCTGAGTGTCTCCGTCTCGACGCTCGGGTGCCCCGGCTTGATCTCGCGGGCGTCCCGAAGGCCCTCGATGCGGCGGTCGAGTCGCTCCCGAAGCGTCGTGTCGATCAGTGACATGCGGTGGCGGACGGCCGTGGGTCAGTTAGGGGTTGCGACGCCGCGTCACGACCGTCCGGCGGTCCGATTGTGCAACTCACGTGGGGCACAATTCACGTGGAATTTGCCTTAGTAATATCCATTTGTTCAATCTGCCGAAAAAAGACAATCGAACCCGCATTATGGCAAAATTACTTGTGGACCGACCACGGAGCGAACGTGATGGCAGAGAACGCCGACGAGGGCGTCCTCCGGAGCAAGCGCTCGGCGACCCGGTATCAGATTCTGGTGGGGATCGCGGAGCGCCAACCGGCAGTCAGTCAGCGGGAGATCGCCGACGACATCGGCATCACGGCACAGGCAGTGAGCGACTACCTGCAGGGGCTGATCGAGGAGGGGTACGTCCGGAGTCCCGGCCGTGGGCGCTACGAGGTGACCAAAGAGGGGGTGGACTGGCTCATCGGCCGGACGGACGAACTCCACGAGTTCGTGACCCACGTCTCGGAGGACGTGATCGGGCAGGTGGAGATCGAGACGGCTATCGCCACCGCCGACGTCGCCGAGGGCGACGCCGTCTCGCTGTCGATGCGCGACGGCGTCCTCCGGGCGACCCCCGGCACCGCGGGGAGCACAACTGCGGTTGCGGTCACGGCCGCCGAGGCGGGGCGCGACGTGGGCGTCACCGACTTCGAGGGCGTCCTCGACTACGATCTGGGCCGGGTGACCGCCGTCTCGATTCCGCGGGTGCAGGACGGCGGCAGCGTCGCCGTGGCGAGCGAGACGCTCCTCGCTCACGCCGACGACTGCGACCTGGTGGCGACGGCGGGAACCGAGGCGCTAGTGGCCGCGCGGGCGGCCGGCCTCGACCCCGACGTGCGCTTCGGCACGCCGCAGGCGGTGAACGAGGCGGCGGTCCGGGGACTCGACGTCCTCCTCCTCGCCGTCGCGGACGAACTCTCGACGCATCTGGACCGTCTCCGCGAGGGGACGATCAGCTACGAAGTCGTCGACACTGCGGAGTGACGGGCGCGCTCAGGCCTGCCGCTCCAGCGTCGCGGGGCCGACCGACACCGTCTCGCCGACCGCCGGCGCGACGGCCCGGTAGCCGTCGGCGGTCAGGTCGTCGGCGAAGGCCACACACCGGTCGCCGTGGTTGACGAGCACCGTCGCGTCGCGGTAGGAATCGAGGAAGGTTCGGAGTCCGTCGGCGTCGGCGTGCGCGGAGAAGTCGTAGGATTCGACCCGTGCGGCGACGGGCATCACCCGACCGTCGAGTTCGGCGCTGCCGGTGTCCAGCAGGTCGCGCCCGGGCGTCCCTTCCACCTGGTAGCCGGTGAGGGTGATCTTGTTCACGGGGTGGTCCCGCACCTCGGGGATGTACGTCATCGCGGGACCACCCGAGAGCATCCCGCTGGTCGTGACGATGGCGACGTTCTGGTCCGCGATCCGTCGGCGCTGGCCGTCCCGTCCGGTGACGAAGCGGGCGTGTGACTTCGCGCGGCCGAGCGCGTCGGCGTCGCGGACGAACTCCGGATGCCGGCGGAGCATCTCGGTCACCCGCTTGCCCATGCCGTCGACGTAACACGGGATGTCGTACGCCTCGCAGACGAGAAGCAGCTCCTGCGTGCGGCCGATGGCGAAGGCGGGGACGACGACGGTGCCGCCCTCCCAGAGGGTCGTCCGCACGCTCTCGGCGAAGCGCTCCTCCAGTTCCGCCCGGTCCCCGTGTTCCACGTCCGAGTAGGTGCTCTCGCAGACGACGACGTCGGCGTCGGGGCGGGCGGTCGTTCCCGCGACGAGTCGCTGACCGCCGGGGTGGTCGGCCGCGGACGCGTCGTCGAGGTGGAAATCGCCCGTATACAGCAGGCGCGTCTCGCCGTCGTCGACGAGGACGTGCGCGCTCCCGGGAATGTGGCCGGCGTTGTAGAAGGTGATTTCGTGACCCGCGGCCGTGAACGTCTCGCGGTAGCCGTGGGTCTCCGACACCTGCGTGACGCGGCGCACCTCCTCCTCGGTGAACGGGCAGTCGTACGTGCCCCCGTGGAGTTTGAGCGTGTCGCGGGCGAGCGTCAGCGCCAGTTCGCGGGTCGGCGGCGTCCAGTGGATCGGCGGGCGGCGGTCGCCGGAGAGCAAGGACGGAATGGAGCCGACGTGATCGAGGTGCCCGTGGCTGACGACGACCGCCTCGGGGTCTGGTGCCGCCACCGGGAACTGCGGCGGGTTCCCGGTCAGCGTGCCGTAATCGAGGAGGAGGCGGTCGTTGACGAGGATGGCGCTCCGGCCGACCTCGCGGGCGCCGCCGAGAAACCGAACGTCCATTGGAGACCCGTAGCGCGGCGGGGCGTTTGGATGCGTCGCTTTCGATCAGCGTCCCCGGAGCCGTCGCCGGCGGCCGTCCGCGCCGTCGTCGGGGTCCGGTCGCGCCTCCAGTCGGACGCGCTCGCTCGTCTCACGGCCGCCGCGGACGACCCGCAGTTCGACCGTCTCGCCCGGCTCCGTCTCGGTGATGAGATAGCGGACCAGCGCCTCGTGGGAGTCGATCCGCGTCCCCTCGATCCCCACTATGACGTCGCCGCCGACGGGCACCTCCCGACCCCGGACCCGCGTCGTCCGGTCGCTGGGCGCGAGGACGGTGCCGGCCGGCCCGTACCACGCGTCGACGACGAGGACGCCCCGTGGCTCGTCGAGGCCGTTCGCCTCGGCCACCGTGGGCGAGACGTCGACGGTCCGGACCCGCATGTAGGGGTGGCTGACGTGGCCGTCCGCGATCAGCCGGGGGACGACCCGTCGGAGCAGGAGCGGCGACACCGCGAAGCCGATGTTCTCGCCCGCAGTCGCGCGGTTGACGCCGACGACGACGCCGTCGAGGGTGACGAGCGGTCCCCCACTGTTGCCGGGGTTGATCGGCGCGTCGGTCTGGACGGTGTCGGGGATGGCAAAGCCCCGGCCCGTCGGCATCGAGCGGTTCGTCCCGCTGACGATGCCGGCCGAAATCGTCCCGTCGAGGCCGAGGGGGTTGCCGAGGGCGGCGACCGGCCGGCCCGGTGGCGGCGCCCGTTCGGCGACGGGGAGCGGCGTCGCGTACGCCGGCAGGTCGTCGACGCGGATCACCGCGAGGTCGGTGTAGGCGTCGGCTCCGACGACGCGGCCGACCCGCCAGTCGCCCTCGGCGAACCGGAGGTCAACCTCGCTCGCTCCCCCGACGACGTGTTGATTCGTGACGAGGTGACCGTCGGCGTCGTAGACGAACCCCGACCCGGCGCCGCCGCCGTGGTTCGTGTCGGGGTACGAGACGTAAATCGACGTCACCGACGGCATCGCCGCGCGATACACCGCTTCGTACCCTCCGTCGCTGTCCGCTTCCATGGTAGTCGTCGCCGGCGCCGTCGCCACCGGCGACGTATGATCCGGCGTCTACCGTGGGTACGCGCCCGACGCACAAGCGATCGGGGGGCCTGGGCGCGGTCCGTGCCGAACCGTCCGCGGGCGTTAGGCTACCACGTCGAATTCGATCCGCACGGCACCGTCCGCGGTCGACGACCCCGTGATCCGGACGGTTCCGATCTCGCCGAGGGCGTCGACGTGCGTGCCGCCGCAGGGACAGACGTCGAAGCCCTCGATTTCGACGACGCGCATCGGATCGACGTGATCGGGGATCAGATCGAGCTGTGCCCGCCCCTCCGGCACCGCGTCCTCGACGGCCGCGCGGGGGCGTTCGGCTTTCTGCACTGCGAGGTCGTGGTCGATAGCGGCGTTCGTCAGGTGTTCGATCTCGGCCACGTCGCCGACGTCGTCGCCCTCGAACTCGACCCACCCGCCGTCGACGCTCAGGCCGTTGCCGACCGTCGCCGCCCCGTACTCGTCGAGGACGACCCGCGAGACGACGTGCTGGGCGGTGTGGAGGCGGGTGAGGCGGTCGCGGCGCTCGGCGTCGATCCGGCCGGTGACGGTCGTCCCGGTTTCGGGGAGTCCCCCCGTCACGTCCTCGACGTAGTGTCGCACGTCGCCGTGGTTCTTCCGGGCGTCGACGACGGCCGCCTCGCCGCCGGGCCACGAGAGTGTCCCGCGGTCGGCCGGCTGTCCGCCGCCGCCGGGGTAGAAGTGGGTCCCGTCGAGGATCACGTAGTCGTCGGCCGTCTCGACGACCGTCGCTTCGAACTCGGTCACGTCGTCGTCGTCGGGGAGATAGCGGAGTTCGGTCATGCGGGTGGATGGCGAGCGGGACACAAAAACCGTCCGGGGGTGGTTTCGGCGATTCCCGGCGTCCGGGAACACGGGACGGGGTCGATCCTCCTTCGGCGGACAGTTCGAGGGGAGGTGTGAACCCGATGCACGATCCGTCCGATTGGTCCCGGCGCGAGTTCGTGACCACCGCCCTCGTCGGCACCGGCGCCCTCGCCGGCTGTCTGGCACGAGGTGAAGAACCCTCCGCGACGAACGAGCACGCGGACGCGGCCTGTCTCGACGACTGGCTGGCGGACGCGAACGGCTACGAGGGGGTGATCGAGCGCTACGGTCCCGACGACACGCCCACGGTGACGGTCGGCGAGTATCGCGGCACCCACCACGAGGGCGCGGCGTTCGATCCGGCAGGCATCCGCGTCCCGCCGGGAACGACCGTCCGGTGGGAGTGGAGCGACCACGACGACCCGGCGAACGTCGTCGCCGTCGACGGCGCGTTCGACAGCGGTGGCCCCGTCTCCGCCCACGGAACGACGTTCTCGCACACGTTCGAGGACCGCGGGACGTACCGGTACGTCTCGGAGCCGTCGCGGGACGACGGCATGTACGGCGCCGTCGTCGTCGCGGACCCGCCGTCGAGCGACTACCCGGCCGTCGACGACTGGCTGGCGGACGTGAACATCTACGACGGCACCGTCGTCGACTGGCGGGACTACCCCTCGCCCGTCGTCACCGTCGGCTCCGCCGAGGGCGAGAGCGAGTTCACCTTCTCGCCGCCCGCGGCCCGGGTGTCGGCGGGGACGACGGTCCGCTGGGTGTGGACCGGCGGCCCCCACCAGATTTCGTTCGAGGACGCCGACATCGGGAGCGCGGTGGAGACGGACCCCGGCGTGCGGTTCGAACACACGTTCGAGGAGCCGGGGGTCTACCGCTACGCCTGTGCGCCCCACCACTCGCTCGGCGCGAAGGGTGCCCTCGTGGTTGAGTAGACGGCCGAGACACCCCTACTCGGGCGACGCGAACGGCCCGAACTCGTCGACCGGCATCACCGAGTAGTCGACGCTGAGGGTGTCTTTCGTCGCCCGAATCTTGCCGACGAACGTCGAGATTGTCTCCAACTGCCCTTCGAGGACGAACAGCTCCATGCAGTAGTGGGAGCCGACGTGGCTGTGGAAGTTGGCGACGACGAGCCCCTCGTAGTCGTGTCGGAGGCCCATCATCCGCTCCTCGACGCTCGTCGTCTCGTAGTCGAAGATGACGGTGACGACGGCCATGAGGTCGCGGTCCTCCAGTCGTTTGTCCTCGAACTCGCCGAGCAGGTTCCGCGACGCCTCGCGGACGACTTCGCTCCGGCCGGTGTAGCCGTGTTCGTCCGCGAACGCATCGATTCGCTCGACCAACTCCTCGGGCATCGAGATACTGACGACGGTCATGTATTAACTCAACACCGCTCGAATATTAACAATTACTAAAACGCTCAGCAGGTCGGCAGGAAGTCGACGGCGTCGCGGGTCGTCGTCTCGCCGAACAGCCAGTCGGCGTGGGCGAGGGCGTACTCGTGGTCGTCCTCTTCGAGATAGCCGATGGCGTCCGCGACGAGGACGGGCCGATAGTCCCGGAGACCGGCGCTGCCGGCCGTGTGGAGGACACAGACGTTGGCGAGGGTGCCACAGATGAGCAGGTCGTCGATACCCCTCGCCGAGAGCCAGCCGTCGAGTTCCGTCTCGTGGAAGGCGTCGTAGGTGTGTTTCTCGACGACGTGGTCGCCGGGACGTACGTCGAGTTCGTCGACGAGTCGGGCTTCCCACGAGCCTTCGAGGACGTGGTCGCCCCAGCGCTCGAACTCGTCGTAGTAGTGGGCGTCGTCGAACTGTTCGGGGGGATGCACGTCGCGGGTGTAGACGACGCGGGCGCCCGCGTCGTGAGCGCGATCGACGAGCGCTGCCACGTCGTCGATGGCCGCCTCGCTCGCGGGGGCGTAGAGGCTCCCGTCGGGGTGACAGAACCCGTTCTGCATGTCGACGACGACGACCGCCGTGGAATCGGGATCGTACGGCATGGCTCCCGGTATGCGAGCGACGACCCTAAACGGTTGGTTCGATCCGTACCGACGGCTTTTCCCACCTCGGGGACGATTTCCCGACAACGAATGATCTCGAAGGGCTGTGAACAGTGCGCCAAGGGCGGGAAGATGGTGCTGTTCGTCTACGGCTACTGCGACCAGCGTGACTGTTTCTACTGCCCGCTCGGGGAGAACCGCAAGAACGTCGACACCGTCTACGCCAACGAACGGCAAGTCGAGAGCGACGAGGACGTGTTGACCGAGGCCCATCGGATGGACGCCCTCGGTACGTCCATCACGGGCGGCGAACCCCAGGAGGCCCTCGACCGGACCTGTCACTACCTCTCCCTCCTGAAAGACGAGTTCGGCGAGGACCACCACACCCACCTCTACACCGGCATCACGGGCGGTCGAGAGAACATGCGCCGCCTCTCCGAAGCGGGTCTGGACGAGATTCGCTTCCACCCGCCG
This window of the Haloplanus rubicundus genome carries:
- a CDS encoding CopG family ribbon-helix-helix protein, with translation MTVVSISMPEELVERIDAFADEHGYTGRSEVVREASRNLLGEFEDKRLEDRDLMAVVTVIFDYETTSVEERMMGLRHDYEGLVVANFHSHVGSHYCMELFVLEGQLETISTFVGKIRATKDTLSVDYSVMPVDEFGPFASPE
- a CDS encoding halocyanin domain-containing protein, encoding MHDPSDWSRREFVTTALVGTGALAGCLARGEEPSATNEHADAACLDDWLADANGYEGVIERYGPDDTPTVTVGEYRGTHHEGAAFDPAGIRVPPGTTVRWEWSDHDDPANVVAVDGAFDSGGPVSAHGTTFSHTFEDRGTYRYVSEPSRDDGMYGAVVVADPPSSDYPAVDDWLADVNIYDGTVVDWRDYPSPVVTVGSAEGESEFTFSPPAARVSAGTTVRWVWTGGPHQISFEDADIGSAVETDPGVRFEHTFEEPGVYRYACAPHHSLGAKGALVVE
- a CDS encoding cysteine hydrolase family protein — protein: MPYDPDSTAVVVVDMQNGFCHPDGSLYAPASEAAIDDVAALVDRAHDAGARVVYTRDVHPPEQFDDAHYYDEFERWGDHVLEGSWEARLVDELDVRPGDHVVEKHTYDAFHETELDGWLSARGIDDLLICGTLANVCVLHTAGSAGLRDYRPVLVADAIGYLEEDDHEYALAHADWLFGETTTRDAVDFLPTC
- a CDS encoding S1C family serine protease, whose amino-acid sequence is MEADSDGGYEAVYRAAMPSVTSIYVSYPDTNHGGGAGSGFVYDADGHLVTNQHVVGGASEVDLRFAEGDWRVGRVVGADAYTDLAVIRVDDLPAYATPLPVAERAPPPGRPVAALGNPLGLDGTISAGIVSGTNRSMPTGRGFAIPDTVQTDAPINPGNSGGPLVTLDGVVVGVNRATAGENIGFAVSPLLLRRVVPRLIADGHVSHPYMRVRTVDVSPTVAEANGLDEPRGVLVVDAWYGPAGTVLAPSDRTTRVRGREVPVGGDVIVGIEGTRIDSHEALVRYLITETEPGETVELRVVRGGRETSERVRLEARPDPDDGADGRRRRLRGR
- a CDS encoding aspartate/glutamate racemase family protein; its protein translation is MAYRFVRARPRVDRMPELRERLDDGDIAEMEPFGRAMTRSLTDAKFDPKTGEAVWVEEDYCSPPLAMERAVLEEYFDSVTVVEENVDEAAGWARIDDLPSLWERVPSGA
- a CDS encoding right-handed parallel beta-helix repeat-containing protein, coding for MTGGTGTRLTAVAMAILLVTSGLGAFGGTVAASSGGNPSPTADPGDLAVSLTDGDGTVNATYRVNTTSGTINASYAGDKPDVNVSYTDSATAIQFALDNATATYDTVVVGGGTFDGSVDVDSTAGIVLDGGYSRLDGGGVSLGYPAVNVTVDGATVRNLTVVDSGGDGIGSLSAADVTLRNVEVIDSNNHGIDFANGTIRNTTVEGGSVGLYQGISNGSTIAGVTIRQASSTGLEIDSANHTIRDVTVNNTTSGSGILESGVNNTYENVTVTNSSTEGFEIGVSESVSTNATLRNVTVEDNAADGIIANEGDGVLLSNVTAVDNGEHGVRLEIPETVRDLTATDNDGDGIKVTADADGATITDVTAKRNDDGIEVSVANATVRDAVVTNNRDYGVSAIGVVNNTFDDVTITRHGSAGIRLGEGGTLVDSVVRNNTQEYGIGYNGPGISVEGKNATVRNVTVAENDDGIEIDGSKNVVVRNTTVTNNTRWGVWITTDSTNATLRNVTAANNSKGVFTEPRAGENLTLTGVTVRNNRDVGISLAPRSGTRVVDTVTENNTNAELLARSSTSGLAPPVGTLNGTNVTVGATTFETVELKNTSVEGNLTSPPSPAGESETVRTVGNLSRLDAGAFADVTVEYADTDALGLNESSFEIARYDSASGSYATATSTPDSAANTVTANLTSFGQVVVLGDPESGEGGTVVDGTSTGTLDVNGTEVVDASIDYTAGQSGTATVSDLSSKPSSVPNATTSGGVDVNRVASYVEITAPEPTDGANATVELVVDRSRIDDPDDTQVWRYVGGGNGYQPLATQVQSVTESRVRLTFETPGFSVFVVGDPVTATAGGSGGDAGIGASILTAERSVTQRLYDGTARRATVAFDRATTGTVAVEAVGGLPAAAPEPNGRTVAAVDVSVPDDAVDRSATVEVTVPRSAVESAGVEPSALRAVRFDGGDELHRLDADVLAADDETVVVAAGTPGFSTFAVIAPNQPAARTTGAAPTATPAASPTPTATPASTATPTATAAPTDGAESTATPEPTASDGAGFGPVIAVVALLTAAAAATARRR
- a CDS encoding DUF7839 domain-containing protein, yielding MAENADEGVLRSKRSATRYQILVGIAERQPAVSQREIADDIGITAQAVSDYLQGLIEEGYVRSPGRGRYEVTKEGVDWLIGRTDELHEFVTHVSEDVIGQVEIETAIATADVAEGDAVSLSMRDGVLRATPGTAGSTTAVAVTAAEAGRDVGVTDFEGVLDYDLGRVTAVSIPRVQDGGSVAVASETLLAHADDCDLVATAGTEALVAARAAGLDPDVRFGTPQAVNEAAVRGLDVLLLAVADELSTHLDRLREGTISYEVVDTAE
- a CDS encoding MBL fold metallo-hydrolase, producing the protein MDVRFLGGAREVGRSAILVNDRLLLDYGTLTGNPPQFPVAAPDPEAVVVSHGHLDHVGSIPSLLSGDRRPPIHWTPPTRELALTLARDTLKLHGGTYDCPFTEEEVRRVTQVSETHGYRETFTAAGHEITFYNAGHIPGSAHVLVDDGETRLLYTGDFHLDDASAADHPGGQRLVAGTTARPDADVVVCESTYSDVEHGDRAELEERFAESVRTTLWEGGTVVVPAFAIGRTQELLLVCEAYDIPCYVDGMGKRVTEMLRRHPEFVRDADALGRAKSHARFVTGRDGQRRRIADQNVAIVTTSGMLSGGPAMTYIPEVRDHPVNKITLTGYQVEGTPGRDLLDTGSAELDGRVMPVAARVESYDFSAHADADGLRTFLDSYRDATVLVNHGDRCVAFADDLTADGYRAVAPAVGETVSVGPATLERQA
- a CDS encoding alanyl-tRNA editing protein; the encoded protein is MTELRYLPDDDDVTEFEATVVETADDYVILDGTHFYPGGGGQPADRGTLSWPGGEAAVVDARKNHGDVRHYVEDVTGGLPETGTTVTGRIDAERRDRLTRLHTAQHVVSRVVLDEYGAATVGNGLSVDGGWVEFEGDDVGDVAEIEHLTNAAIDHDLAVQKAERPRAAVEDAVPEGRAQLDLIPDHVDPMRVVEIEGFDVCPCGGTHVDALGEIGTVRITGSSTADGAVRIEFDVVA
- a CDS encoding zinc metalloprotease produces the protein MATRTLALACLLVLAGCTTPLDPTAGTPTAVPADGPVSTAGTTPTASTPTDRPPTATPSANPWGDEPIVVAVRNEGSRDRDFAALVREATAFWEEGSRYLGFDVEYEVRPDAEDPDLIVAFTDEIPDCGDVSDAVGCAPLLTDSRQVDRPETAWVKTDLSDESTVLVTEHELGHTLGLTHDDPPRDVMRARSVLYTEPQPNATERAFPWADADFTVRVDAANASDPAGARSQVDHALTYYEDDPPGMPTNLTFERTDADAEVLIRFGPTADCRASSGSCIGTYGTDPDGDGAIETYTRVEITLVGLDTEAVGWHVGYWLAHAFGAEEDEEKPPPFRDASGRDRRSAWWA
- a CDS encoding OsmC family protein — its product is MSLIDTTLRERLDRRIEGLRDAREIKPGHPSVETETLSNYHARAHADGFTFDADEPVSKVGGTGTAPRPLRYFLAGFAFCLQAQYVRNAIRMGIELDELAVDVESEIDRRGGLGFRDEPADFESIAYTTTLRTDAPDSDVRELVETAESCCYVHGTLSQAVDLDGTTVVNGTPLDR